A region of Bombilactobacillus folatiphilus DNA encodes the following proteins:
- a CDS encoding PTS sugar transporter subunit IIA, whose protein sequence is MQVILTGHDKTAIAMKSAVEMIFGQVDNFQEVPFLQGEGLETVQAKMKAVIKQFDTNEEILVIADLFSGTPYNAASTLCLKGLVTDVIAGMSLPICLEVANMSLSMTCSQLTREINQNSTSYTRILSLELQKTEEDDME, encoded by the coding sequence ATGCAAGTTATATTAACGGGTCATGATAAGACCGCAATTGCAATGAAAAGTGCTGTTGAAATGATTTTTGGTCAAGTTGATAATTTTCAAGAAGTTCCTTTTTTACAAGGAGAGGGCTTAGAAACTGTTCAAGCAAAAATGAAAGCGGTTATTAAGCAATTTGATACCAATGAAGAAATTTTGGTTATTGCTGATTTATTTTCCGGAACACCATACAATGCAGCATCAACTTTATGTTTGAAAGGTTTAGTAACAGATGTGATCGCAGGCATGTCGCTACCAATTTGTTTAGAAGTGGCAAATATGTCACTTTCGATGACTTGTTCGCAGCTTACCCGCGAAATTAATCAAAATAGCACTTCTTATACAAGAATTCTCAGCTTAGAACTACAAAAAACGGAAGAAGATGATATGGAATGA
- a CDS encoding MDR/zinc-dependent alcohol dehydrogenase-like family protein has protein sequence MKSTGIRIYGKDDLRLENFELPEIKDDEILATVVADTMCMSSWKLAKEGEDHKKTPANLAQNPALVGHEFSGKILKVGSKWANKFFENENYVIQPNLARDDTPFVPGYSYPYIGGNATCIIIPNEVMELGCLIPFKGQAYYEGALCEPLSCVIAAFSSQFHLIPHTYNHTMGIKNGGNTLILGGTGPMGLLAIDYAIHTDKKPKTLVVTDLVADKLARAKELYPSSEVEMKFVNVDGLSIDEQKQALLTAVDNEGYDDIFSMVSVSPILTLAGQLLRADGCLNQFAGPMKKDFSANLNFYDVHYNFTHVAGTSGGNATNEAQAAQLIAERKVNVAKVITHVLGLDATSETILHQPEIGGGKKLTYVGHKFDRIAIDQIATNSPLGQILTAHNGLWSPEAEQWILANTDAIDS, from the coding sequence ATGAAAAGTACTGGTATTAGAATTTATGGCAAGGACGATCTACGGCTCGAAAATTTTGAATTACCCGAAATTAAAGATGATGAAATTTTAGCGACAGTTGTCGCTGACACAATGTGCATGTCGTCATGGAAATTGGCCAAAGAAGGTGAAGATCATAAAAAAACGCCTGCTAATTTGGCTCAAAATCCCGCTTTAGTTGGTCATGAATTTTCTGGTAAAATTTTAAAAGTAGGAAGCAAGTGGGCAAATAAATTTTTTGAAAATGAAAACTATGTAATCCAACCAAATTTAGCGCGTGATGACACCCCGTTTGTCCCAGGATATTCTTATCCTTACATCGGCGGAAACGCAACTTGTATTATTATTCCCAATGAAGTCATGGAGTTAGGCTGCTTAATTCCATTCAAGGGACAAGCGTATTACGAAGGTGCATTGTGTGAACCACTTAGTTGTGTCATTGCCGCATTTAGTTCACAATTTCATTTAATCCCTCACACATATAATCACACAATGGGGATTAAAAATGGCGGTAATACTTTAATTTTAGGTGGTACTGGTCCAATGGGGTTATTAGCAATTGACTATGCCATTCATACGGATAAAAAACCTAAAACATTGGTTGTCACTGATTTAGTCGCTGACAAACTTGCACGTGCTAAAGAATTATATCCTTCATCTGAAGTAGAAATGAAATTTGTCAATGTTGACGGACTCTCTATCGATGAACAAAAGCAAGCACTGTTAACTGCCGTAGACAATGAGGGCTATGATGACATTTTTAGTATGGTTAGTGTCAGTCCTATCTTGACTTTAGCTGGACAATTATTGCGTGCTGATGGTTGTCTGAATCAATTTGCTGGTCCTATGAAAAAAGATTTTTCCGCTAACCTTAATTTTTATGACGTTCACTATAACTTCACTCATGTCGCAGGCACCTCAGGTGGAAACGCCACCAATGAGGCGCAAGCAGCACAATTAATTGCAGAACGTAAAGTAAACGTTGCCAAAGTAATTACCCATGTTTTAGGACTAGATGCCACCTCTGAAACTATTCTTCACCAACCAGAAATCGGCGGCGGCAAAAAATTAACCTATGTTGGTCATAAATTTGATCGAATAGCAATCGACCAAATAGCTACTAACTCTCCATTAGGACAAATTCTAACAGCTCACAATGGACTTTGGTCACCTGAAGCTGAACAATGGATTTTAGCTAACACTGATGCAATTGATTCTTAA
- a CDS encoding sensor histidine kinase: MALLLLLFGLYHVRLIIWWDLLRFSFLFIIAQIVWQIVHQKRNLKRLVNKHSMWPPVTLIEREYQQQLQSQVNQQVQKDADLQRQFRQYQVYLINWAHEIKVPITDLLILSEDSEQVSSRRVREQTEMIQQQLETMLNYDRLLDFQHDLRFTWVDLSSIVIKIIQKYATFFIKFQIQPLVEVESVKVLTDSKWLQTLLEQVIFNALKYSSSQSQIKIQWQNNTLLIIDAGVGIVASELPRIFEPGFTGQNGRDNQSSTGMGLYLAQQISHKLNLRLNLSSKVHQGTTVCIVFPAEHVQHIAKL; the protein is encoded by the coding sequence ATGGCACTGTTATTATTGTTATTTGGGTTATATCATGTCCGTTTAATTATTTGGTGGGATTTGTTGCGATTTAGTTTTTTATTCATCATTGCTCAAATTGTTTGGCAAATTGTTCATCAAAAACGTAATTTAAAACGATTAGTAAATAAACATTCGATGTGGCCGCCAGTAACTTTGATTGAACGTGAATATCAACAACAATTACAATCTCAAGTTAATCAACAAGTCCAAAAAGATGCTGACTTGCAAAGGCAATTCCGACAGTATCAAGTTTATCTCATCAATTGGGCACATGAAATTAAAGTTCCAATTACGGATTTGCTAATTTTGAGTGAAGATTCAGAACAGGTATCTAGTAGACGAGTCCGAGAACAGACGGAAATGATTCAACAACAATTGGAGACAATGTTGAATTATGATCGCTTATTGGATTTTCAACATGATTTGCGGTTTACCTGGGTTGATTTAAGTTCTATTGTGATTAAAATTATTCAAAAATATGCGACTTTTTTTATTAAATTTCAAATTCAACCGCTTGTTGAGGTGGAATCAGTTAAAGTTTTAACGGACTCTAAATGGCTGCAAACATTATTGGAACAGGTAATCTTTAATGCTTTGAAATATTCTTCTTCACAAAGTCAGATAAAAATTCAATGGCAAAATAATACTTTACTAATTATAGATGCTGGTGTTGGCATTGTTGCTAGTGAATTACCGCGGATCTTTGAGCCGGGTTTTACTGGTCAAAATGGTCGTGATAATCAATCGTCCACAGGAATGGGACTTTATTTAGCACAGCAAATTAGTCATAAACTAAATCTTCGATTGAATTTGTCTTCTAAAGTCCATCAAGGAACAACAGTGTGTATAGTTTTTCCTGCTGAGCATGTACAACACATTGCTAAATTGTAA
- a CDS encoding response regulator transcription factor yields the protein MTTVFLVDDDQTLIQEVRKSFLKWNIQLQIPNDWQHIQQDFEQSHADLIIMDVNLPNFDGFYWAQKIRAISKIPLIFLTAVDQEPSILRALSNGADDFLTKPFNLSMLVAKVRAILRRTQTYDMQQQTNQLIFGPYVFYVLGNEVVFHQQHVSLSPMEGNILRQLILNVDQLISTERFLQTFWQGGLFLDAATLRVNMSRLRHKLQPIGLQKYIVTQPGAGYRLIPYEK from the coding sequence ATGACAACCGTTTTTCTAGTCGATGATGATCAGACTTTAATCCAAGAAGTTCGAAAATCTTTTCTCAAATGGAATATCCAATTACAAATACCTAATGATTGGCAACACATCCAACAAGATTTTGAACAGTCTCATGCAGATTTAATAATTATGGATGTCAATTTACCAAATTTTGATGGCTTTTATTGGGCTCAAAAGATTCGAGCCATTTCTAAAATTCCGTTGATTTTTTTGACTGCTGTGGATCAAGAACCTTCTATATTGCGTGCTTTATCTAATGGAGCTGATGATTTTTTAACTAAACCTTTCAATCTTAGTATGTTAGTAGCCAAAGTTCGAGCAATTTTGCGGCGAACTCAAACTTATGATATGCAACAACAGACCAATCAATTAATTTTTGGACCATATGTTTTTTATGTTTTAGGAAATGAAGTAGTTTTTCATCAGCAACATGTTAGTTTGTCGCCGATGGAAGGAAATATTCTGCGACAGTTGATTTTGAATGTTGATCAATTGATTTCCACAGAACGTTTTTTGCAGACATTTTGGCAAGGCGGTTTGTTTTTAGACGCTGCTACCTTACGAGTCAACATGAGTCGGTTGCGTCACAAACTGCAACCAATTGGTTTGCAAAAATATATTGTAACGCAGCCTGGAGCTGGTTATCGGTTAATTCCTTATGAAAAATAA
- a CDS encoding PTS system mannose/fructose/sorbose family transporter subunit IID, with translation MSKEPTVKTKKVTKKDLIWTFVFENFQQASYNYETIHGLAFCVDMIPTIKRIYHDKKEQIAALKRHMTFFNVTPGFCGPVVGLTIAMEEARANGEDVDEGTIQSLKVGLMGPLAGVGDPLMWGTLRPILAALGASLALSGSWLGPIIFFLAFNGFRLALKWFGLTMGHNKGLDLIKDISGNLLPKLTEGATVLGLFVMGVLIPKWTTINIPLVISKTAVNGKTTVTTLQNILDQLCPSLPALGLTLLMMYLLKKKINPIILIFGLFGLGILGYWLGFLK, from the coding sequence GTGTCCAAGGAACCAACGGTTAAAACCAAAAAAGTAACTAAAAAGGATCTAATTTGGACGTTTGTTTTCGAGAATTTTCAACAGGCATCCTACAATTACGAAACTATTCATGGTTTAGCATTTTGCGTGGATATGATCCCGACAATTAAACGAATTTATCATGATAAAAAAGAACAAATCGCTGCATTAAAAAGGCATATGACATTTTTTAACGTGACACCGGGATTTTGCGGGCCCGTTGTTGGTTTAACAATTGCGATGGAAGAAGCCCGAGCTAATGGCGAAGATGTTGATGAAGGAACCATTCAAAGTTTAAAAGTTGGTTTGATGGGCCCGTTAGCAGGAGTTGGTGATCCCTTGATGTGGGGAACGTTGCGACCAATTTTAGCAGCTTTAGGTGCTTCGTTAGCATTATCAGGTTCGTGGCTCGGTCCAATTATCTTTTTCTTGGCGTTTAATGGCTTTAGATTAGCTTTAAAGTGGTTTGGGCTAACGATGGGTCATAATAAGGGGCTTGATCTAATTAAAGATATTTCAGGCAATCTATTACCTAAGTTGACCGAAGGTGCTACTGTTTTGGGCCTTTTCGTTATGGGAGTGCTCATTCCGAAATGGACTACAATTAATATTCCACTAGTTATTTCTAAAACGGCGGTTAATGGAAAAACGACAGTCACGACATTGCAGAATATTTTGGATCAACTTTGTCCGAGTTTGCCAGCTTTGGGTTTAACACTTTTAATGATGTATTTATTGAAAAAGAAAATTAATCCAATTATCCTGATTTTTGGTTTATTTGGTCTAGGGATTTTAGGTTATTGGTTAGGATTTTTGAAGTGA
- a CDS encoding alpha/beta hydrolase produces MALLKLTRFSLLLQNQCTTRILLPDNLEINQPLTVIWLLHGLGDNGTCWLRKTTLEQITSNYRIAVIMPDMGRSFYTNAKDGLPYWDYLTEELIPQMRRLLPLSNQRSENYLLGNSMGGFGAFKLAFKHPNWFQVVATFSPVVDLNIVKTIMPDYTHIFGSQIPQNYLQKLAKQSSPEQLTSIHWQHTIGQNDFMKDANDQFAQWMKTLKLDYTYTVSPGQHDWSFWENELVKLFKIWQLPLV; encoded by the coding sequence ATGGCTCTTTTAAAATTAACTAGATTCTCACTACTTTTGCAAAATCAATGCACCACCCGTATTTTATTACCTGATAATTTAGAAATTAACCAGCCGTTAACAGTAATCTGGTTGCTCCATGGTCTGGGTGATAACGGAACTTGTTGGCTTCGCAAAACTACTTTGGAACAAATTACTAGTAATTATCGGATTGCCGTTATTATGCCAGACATGGGACGCAGTTTTTATACCAATGCTAAAGACGGCCTCCCCTATTGGGATTATTTAACCGAAGAACTAATACCTCAAATGCGGCGACTATTACCTCTCAGTAACCAAAGAAGTGAAAATTACTTATTGGGTAACTCGATGGGCGGTTTTGGTGCATTTAAGTTAGCTTTCAAACACCCCAATTGGTTTCAAGTCGTTGCTACCTTTTCTCCAGTTGTTGATTTAAATATTGTCAAAACTATTATGCCAGACTATACACATATTTTTGGTAGCCAAATTCCTCAAAATTATTTACAAAAATTAGCAAAACAATCATCGCCAGAACAACTAACAAGTATTCATTGGCAGCACACTATTGGTCAAAATGACTTCATGAAAGACGCCAATGATCAATTTGCGCAATGGATGAAAACCTTGAAGCTAGACTACACTTACACGGTCAGTCCTGGTCAACACGATTGGTCATTCTGGGAAAATGAATTGGTT
- a CDS encoding sugar-binding transcriptional regulator: protein MTLSNAEKMDRLIKIAKLYYEKNYSQQEISAIVHIHRTEISRLLTLAKKMGIVRTIVRAPINSQTQELSDYICQNFDVKQAVVVPTDPQETYQDTLNSIALYANEVINNYLTDNCVVGLSWGKTLEAIVNLFYPQENYEHIKIVPLIGGPLDQLEMSCQANSLVSNLSRKIPNSTISTINAPAFIRSLAAKKEILATKNNRDTVNSWKKVNLAIVGIGSVKNVTNNWHQFYKQMGVGEIYPQSMVGDILSQAYSLDGTEYQQTSPNLVGMELTNLKKISTTIAVATGSKKIDAILGGLRAQIFNVLITTDKTVQQIQNQINNSQK from the coding sequence ATGACATTGTCAAATGCAGAGAAAATGGATCGTCTAATCAAAATTGCCAAATTGTACTATGAAAAAAATTATTCCCAACAAGAAATTTCCGCAATCGTGCATATTCATCGAACCGAGATCAGCCGTTTACTCACACTCGCTAAAAAAATGGGCATTGTTCGAACTATCGTAAGAGCACCCATCAATTCCCAAACACAAGAATTATCAGATTACATTTGTCAAAACTTTGACGTTAAACAAGCGGTTGTTGTTCCGACCGATCCGCAAGAAACCTATCAAGATACTTTAAATTCCATCGCTTTATACGCTAACGAAGTTATTAATAATTACTTAACTGATAACTGTGTCGTCGGCTTATCATGGGGTAAAACTTTAGAAGCTATTGTCAATCTCTTTTATCCACAGGAAAATTATGAACATATCAAAATAGTGCCACTAATTGGGGGACCCTTAGATCAACTAGAGATGTCTTGCCAAGCAAACTCTTTAGTTTCCAACTTAAGTCGAAAAATTCCGAATTCTACAATTAGTACCATCAATGCGCCCGCTTTCATTAGATCGCTGGCTGCTAAAAAAGAAATCTTAGCTACCAAAAATAATCGTGATACTGTCAACTCATGGAAGAAAGTCAATTTGGCCATTGTTGGAATCGGTAGTGTTAAAAACGTTACTAATAATTGGCATCAATTCTATAAACAAATGGGTGTTGGTGAAATTTATCCTCAATCTATGGTGGGCGATATTTTATCGCAAGCTTATTCACTTGACGGCACAGAATATCAACAAACTTCCCCCAATTTAGTTGGTATGGAGTTAACTAATCTTAAAAAGATTTCTACAACCATTGCTGTCGCTACTGGTAGCAAAAAAATTGATGCTATTTTAGGTGGTCTCCGCGCTCAAATATTTAATGTTTTAATCACTACAGACAAAACTGTGCAACAAATCCAAAATCAGATCAATAATTCACAAAAGTGA
- a CDS encoding PTS lactose/cellobiose transporter subunit IIA, which yields MDNTEQIAFDIISNTGEARSILMNLIAEAEKENFSQVDEQLKLANDCLKAAQKTHLKLLSDDAQQNGEASSMNALLVHAEDQMMAAELIRDLTIHLVHLNQKVAELSNK from the coding sequence ATGGATAACACTGAACAAATTGCATTTGACATTATTAGTAATACTGGTGAGGCACGCTCAATTTTGATGAATTTGATTGCTGAAGCCGAGAAGGAAAATTTTTCCCAGGTCGACGAACAGCTTAAGCTGGCGAATGATTGTCTGAAGGCTGCTCAAAAAACACATTTAAAACTATTGAGTGATGATGCACAACAAAATGGCGAGGCAAGTTCAATGAATGCATTATTAGTGCATGCTGAAGATCAAATGATGGCTGCCGAACTAATTCGCGATCTTACTATTCATCTAGTTCATTTGAATCAAAAAGTAGCAGAGTTAAGCAATAAATAA
- a CDS encoding PTS system mannose/fructose/N-acetylgalactosamine-transporter subunit IIB, which translates to MIITLARIDDRLIHGQVTTVWSKESHADRMIIVDEDVYHDEIRKTLLKQACPPGMKVNIVDAKKAVAVYNNPKYKDVKVFYLFTNPTEALKVIQRGIAIKILNIGGMQYREDRSQITKAISVNAQDIESFRQLNDLGVKLDIQTVKTDPHINLMEKLPAEG; encoded by the coding sequence ATGATTATTACTTTGGCTAGAATTGATGATCGACTGATTCATGGGCAAGTTACAACTGTTTGGTCTAAAGAATCTCATGCCGATCGCATGATTATTGTAGATGAAGATGTTTATCATGACGAGATTAGAAAAACGTTGTTAAAACAGGCCTGTCCTCCAGGAATGAAAGTTAATATTGTGGATGCCAAAAAAGCGGTGGCTGTTTACAATAATCCCAAATATAAGGATGTAAAAGTTTTTTATTTATTTACGAATCCGACTGAAGCACTGAAAGTTATTCAACGAGGGATTGCTATTAAAATCTTGAATATTGGTGGTATGCAGTATAGAGAGGATCGAAGTCAAATTACTAAAGCAATTTCGGTGAATGCGCAGGATATCGAATCTTTTCGCCAACTTAATGATTTAGGAGTCAAGTTAGATATTCAGACTGTTAAAACAGATCCACATATTAATTTAATGGAAAAATTGCCAGCAGAAGGGTGA
- a CDS encoding SDR family oxidoreductase, translated as MSNWLNLTDKVFIVTGGSSGIGLAIVRELLADGAHVYNADLQKNQDQGNDSQYLYVKTDVTSDADVDTLVKQVIEKEGRVDGLVNNAGINLPRLLVDSKNPQSQYEFTETNFTKMFDVNVKSVFLLGQAVARQLVKQRQGVIVNMSSEAGLEGSVGQSVYSATKGAINGFTRSWAKELGEYNVRVVGVAPGIMEATGLRTPEYEEALAYTRHKTVADIRAGYKSETTTPMGRSGHLSEVADLVAYYLSDRASYITGVTTNVAGGKSRG; from the coding sequence ATGTCGAATTGGTTAAATTTAACGGATAAAGTATTTATTGTCACCGGTGGTTCTTCGGGAATTGGTTTGGCAATTGTTCGTGAGCTATTGGCAGATGGTGCACACGTTTATAATGCAGATTTACAAAAAAATCAGGATCAAGGAAATGATTCACAATATCTGTATGTCAAAACCGATGTGACTTCTGATGCGGATGTCGATACTTTAGTTAAACAAGTTATTGAGAAAGAAGGACGAGTTGATGGCTTAGTCAATAATGCGGGCATTAATTTGCCACGTCTTTTAGTAGATTCCAAAAATCCACAAAGTCAATATGAATTTACAGAGACTAATTTTACAAAGATGTTTGACGTCAATGTTAAGAGTGTTTTTCTCTTAGGACAGGCTGTAGCTAGACAATTGGTCAAGCAACGGCAAGGCGTTATTGTCAATATGTCGTCAGAAGCTGGCTTGGAAGGTTCGGTGGGACAAAGTGTTTACTCTGCGACAAAAGGCGCGATTAATGGTTTCACACGTTCATGGGCTAAAGAATTAGGTGAATATAATGTTCGAGTTGTCGGAGTTGCGCCTGGAATTATGGAGGCGACTGGTCTGCGAACACCAGAATATGAGGAAGCTTTGGCATATACGCGACACAAAACCGTTGCCGATATCCGGGCTGGCTATAAAAGTGAAACGACAACGCCTATGGGAAGAAGCGGTCATTTGAGCGAAGTTGCTGATTTGGTAGCATATTATCTTTCAGACCGAGCTAGCTATATTACCGGTGTGACGACCAATGTTGCCGGTGGAAAGTCCCGCGGATAG
- a CDS encoding PTS sugar transporter subunit IIB yields MKILLSCSGGMSSSLIADGLQKEGQKRQEKITVQAVGTEEVADLLGNDQFDIVLLAPQSVYRKDYIQEQAQDHDTPFLMIPRTMYNPVAVPKLLDLVQQELNK; encoded by the coding sequence ATGAAAATTTTACTTTCATGCAGTGGTGGTATGAGTTCTTCTTTAATCGCAGATGGTTTACAAAAAGAAGGTCAAAAGCGCCAAGAAAAAATTACAGTGCAAGCAGTGGGAACGGAAGAAGTTGCTGATTTATTAGGCAATGACCAATTTGATATAGTATTATTGGCACCCCAGTCTGTTTATCGTAAGGACTATATTCAAGAACAGGCCCAAGATCATGACACACCATTTCTTATGATCCCGAGAACCATGTATAATCCGGTCGCTGTACCTAAATTATTAGATTTGGTACAGCAAGAACTAAACAAATGA
- a CDS encoding cupin domain-containing protein, whose protein sequence is MQPSIEYWRKELQLEPHSEGGFFKETARSEQTIKTSRGQRPLYTSILFLLTDKNPSHLHRLNSDETWYYHANDPLSIHCIFPDGHYQEIVIGPQVDKGQVLSYTVPKNTIFGSSVAQGHSLVSCVVAPGFDYRDFELFTQEELLKLYPQHQTIIKQLAYQSLPH, encoded by the coding sequence TTGCAACCGAGTATTGAATATTGGCGAAAAGAATTACAATTAGAGCCACACTCCGAAGGCGGATTTTTCAAAGAAACCGCGCGTAGTGAGCAAACAATTAAGACTAGCCGTGGACAACGTCCGTTATACACATCTATTTTATTTTTATTAACAGACAAGAATCCTTCTCACTTACATCGACTGAATTCAGATGAAACTTGGTATTATCATGCCAATGATCCACTCAGTATTCACTGTATTTTTCCGGACGGTCATTATCAGGAAATTGTCATCGGACCGCAGGTCGACAAGGGACAAGTTTTATCTTACACAGTTCCTAAAAATACGATTTTTGGTTCCAGCGTAGCACAAGGTCACAGTTTGGTTAGTTGTGTCGTAGCGCCTGGTTTTGACTATCGAGATTTTGAATTATTCACTCAAGAAGAGTTGCTTAAGTTATATCCACAACATCAAACCATTATCAAGCAACTGGCTTATCAAAGCTTACCTCATTAA
- a CDS encoding PTS mannose/fructose/sorbose transporter subunit IIC, translating to MEMSVIQIILVFIWSSITGMGSVLDEFQTHRPLIACSVMGLILGDPVKGIILGGTLELIALGWMNIGAAQSPDSALASTISTILVVMGNQSITKGIAIALPVAAAGQVLTVIVRSITVFFQHAAQRAAENAKFKTIEWLHFSALFIQALRVSLPTTLVAVFVSPTMVKTLLNAIPQVITGGLNVAGGMITVVGYAMVLNMMSVKYLMPFFYLGFILGAYLKLSLLSFGVLGLILAIIYVQLNPKFTKAETVTQSNENVQLELREDELDD from the coding sequence ATAGAAATGTCGGTTATACAAATTATTTTGGTTTTTATTTGGTCTTCCATTACAGGAATGGGGAGTGTGCTTGATGAATTTCAGACACATCGTCCTTTGATTGCTTGTAGTGTCATGGGATTAATTCTTGGGGATCCAGTGAAAGGAATTATTTTAGGTGGAACGCTGGAATTAATTGCTTTAGGTTGGATGAATATTGGCGCAGCTCAGTCGCCAGATTCTGCCTTAGCAAGTACGATTTCCACAATTTTGGTTGTGATGGGTAATCAAAGTATTACCAAAGGTATTGCAATCGCTTTACCAGTTGCTGCTGCAGGCCAGGTTTTAACAGTTATTGTACGTTCGATTACAGTTTTCTTTCAACATGCTGCCCAGCGAGCTGCAGAAAATGCAAAGTTTAAGACAATAGAGTGGTTACATTTTTCTGCTTTATTTATTCAAGCCCTGCGGGTTTCACTGCCGACCACTTTGGTTGCGGTTTTTGTGAGTCCAACGATGGTTAAAACTTTGCTGAATGCGATTCCACAAGTTATTACGGGGGGATTAAACGTTGCCGGAGGAATGATTACGGTTGTTGGTTACGCCATGGTTTTAAATATGATGAGTGTGAAATACTTAATGCCGTTCTTTTACTTGGGCTTCATTTTAGGCGCTTATCTGAAATTAAGTTTATTGTCATTTGGGGTTTTAGGTTTGATTTTAGCAATTATTTATGTTCAATTAAATCCTAAATTCACAAAAGCTGAGACGGTAACTCAATCGAATGAAAATGTTCAGTTAGAATTGCGTGAAGATGAACTGGACGATTGA